The genomic stretch GAGCTGGGAATCCAACCTCAAGTTATCAGCACGCTTCTCGCCCAAGTTCCTCAGTTTTATGATCAGGGAGATCGAGTAGCCGGAGCTAGTCTTCCTAGATACCGTCAAGTAGTCATAGATGAGTGGGATCGGGGAATTTCTCTCACTCACTAAGAATATCGGGAAATCCCTGTAGGGCCATCCGATAATCTCAGCTAGTTGAAGGAGGTTCGGGAGTTCCCCAGGCTTGAAGAAGCCAGTGGTCTCGACGTAAAAGTAGCTCTTATTATCGAATTCGATCTCCAACGCTACCGGCCATTCTTTATCTCTGATCTTCTCGTATAGATCCATCAGATCGACTAGAGCAACATAGATATCACCAACTCTTCTGATATCAGCCCTCACCCTCGGGAGCTTGACCCATTCCTGCGGTAGCGAGACCGCCACTGCTGCGTGACTGGGCATTATCAGTAATATGGAATCGAAGCCCTCATGCCTCAAAAGGGATGAGAGGAGTATTGATAGGTCCTCACAATCACCATTCCCCCTCTCCAAGGTCTCCAATGGGTAGCTGGGGTAATCTCCAGTGGGTGAGTACTCATTAGCTTGAGAGTACTTCAAGCTCTGGACGAAGGAAGCTATGAACCAGACTCTATTATATCCCCTTATCCCCTCCCTCTCAGCTATGGAATCGAGCTTCTCAGCTAGATCCCTGAGTATTTGATCGTCATGAGGTGTTGTGAGCATGAGATACCATGTGAAGAGAGGAGAACCTGCTTTGAACTCAACTAACTTCATCCTAGGTTTTACCCTGAAGAAATCGACTAGATCCTTAGGTATCTCTATAGATATCGAGTAATTCTTCCCCACTTTAGGAGGGAACTCCCAGCTGTGAGAGATCTTCTCACTCCTACCCTTGAATTTTATCATAGAAGCCTCCTCTCGGAAGAGGAAATCCAATATTCCACTATCTATCAGGGCCTTCGTCCCCTTAAATGTCTCATTTCTCGTGCTCCCAGCTATACTGATCACGATCCCCCTTTTAGTTGTTATGCTGAATGTCCAGAAGCCCCTTGAATTGAGGAGCGCGATTTTATCGTCGTAAGATAGATATCTGCTAGCTATAGCCCCCACTCTATCAGCCCTCGGCCCTCCGAGGATGAAGTAATAATCGTATCCTTCCTTAAGCTCATCAGATATTTCTACCTCTATACCCCTGCTCCTGAGCCAGCTTAAGATCATTTTTGCGGATGCGAGATCGTTCTCATTAGATACTATGAGGACTCTCTTGTTCGCGGCATCTATTAACGCTACTTGCAACGTTAAGGAGAATAGGAGCGATAAACAAGTGACTTTAAGGAGTGGGCTCATACAGTAAAAGTAGGGGGCTTCGAATAAAAAAGGATTATGTGGGGGTTTTAAGGACCGTAACTCCTTAGAACATCCTCCTCAGGTGGAGGTGAGGATATTAAGCCCTTCTCCATTAAGAATCTCGCTGACTCCCTAGCGTTCCTTATTATATTGACAGCCCTCTCATAGAGCTCCTCCCTGCTGAGTATTCTCCTAGCGACTCCCTGCTTAATCGATTGTTCAGCTGCAGCCACAGCTTCGATGGGATAGACCTCCCAGTCTTCCATAGTCGGGAGTATGTAATCCTCACGCAATCCTTTCTCCTCCGCGAACTTAGCTAGAGCATCTCCAGCGGCTATGCACATCTCATCTGTCACTGTCTTAGCTCTGACATCTAATACTCCCCTGAAGATAGCTGGGAAGGCGAGACTGTTGTTCACTTGGTTGGGGAAATCGCTCCTCCCAGTCGCTACTATCTTCGCTCCCGCCTCCTTAGCTTCCCAAGGCCATATCTCCGGTATCGGGTTTGCGCACGCGAAGACTATAGGATCTTTGTTCATCAACTTTATCCATTCCTGCTTTATAACTCCTGGCCCTGGTTTGCTAGCCCCTACTACAGCATCAGCTCCCTTGAAAGCTTCCTCTATCGTCTTATTGTTCTCTTTGTTAGTCTTCATCGCTAGATCGTACTTCCACCTATCCTCCTTCTCCATGGTCTCCATATCGGGCCTGTCCCTGTAGAGGACGCCCGCTGTATCTATCAGCACGATGTTCCCAGGGGGCACTCCGGCAGTTATGAGGACGATAGCCGTCCTTATGTTAGCGGCGCCAGCTCCATAAAGGACTATCTTAGAATCCTTCATGTTCTTCCCGACGAGCTTAAAGGCATTGACTAGTCCGGCATAAACTACAGTAGCAGTTCCCTGCTGATCATCATGCCATACCGGTATCTGGAGCCTCTTCCTCGCTTCCTCCAGGACGTAATAGCACTTCGGCTTCTCTATATCCTCGAGATTCACCCCTCCAAAGTTAGGCTCTATCCACTCCAAGAGTTTTATCATATCATCGGGATCGCGAGCTCTAACTACGAGGGGGAAGGCATCGACCCCGCCGAGGTATTTGAAGAGGAGGGCCTTCCCCTCCATGACAGGCAAGCCTGCCTCAGGCCCTATATCACCGAGCCCTAAGACCCTAGTCCCATCGCTCACTACTGCTACGTAATTCCACCTGTTAGTGAGGAAGAAAGACTTATCTGGATCGGCTTTTATCTCCTTGCAAGCCGCTGCAACTCCAGGAGTGTACCAGATAGAGAAGTCATCTAAGGTCCTTATAGCACATTTCGGCATCACCTGGACCTTCCCCTCATAAAACTGATGATAGGGTACGGCCAGTTTGGACGGTCTCTCAGCTTTCTTCAGGAGCTCCTCAACAGTGGGCTTACGCTCGGCCATAATGATCGCCATACTTTTAACCATTATGAAAGTTAAATAGTTTACTGTGGGGATGAGCTGGCTAAGCTACAACAAATCTACGAAAAAATAGTGAGTTTTTCATAAGAATTCATGATAGATGTCCCCTTAAATGACTTTTTTATTATAGAATAGCGGGGAATTCGGCGAAAAGTTCAAGAAAATTATCTTATAGATATGCTAATTGCGGTAGTATCTTAGATTTCATTGTCCTCACTTAAATTTTATTTCCTTATATCAGCTAATAATCAAAAATATAATATCAGATTAATCGCAAATTTAATTAATAATTTTTATATTTACTCTTTTCAAGAAGCATTTAATTATATCTGTAGTAAATAAATTTTTAACTTTACTACCCCTCAACACTCTCGGAAAGCTGCTCATAGTATAGGCGATCAGATCGGCGAGATTTACGTAGAGAGATCTCATCTGATCCTAAGGTACTCTGGTACTTCCCATGAAACTACATCGGATCCTTTCTCTGAATAGATCCTATAAAAATTCCTCTTAAGATAGTTAGTCACTTGAGGATCGCTTATCTCATGCTCTTAGCTGATATTAGAGCTTTTGAAACGTTATGAAACGATCTCAGCAGTTCGACATATATATGGACTGGTGGTAGTATCATCGATGCCTATGAGGGTGGACGTGGTCATGATCGCGAATGCCATGATATATAACTTAGGGGTCGCCCTGCTGACCCTAGGCGTAGACGGGGGTGCTTATGTAATACTAGCTTCCGTCAACCTGGCCACGCTCTACCTGATATCCCATCTCTCCAAGCTAGCTAGGTTCACTTCGAGGCCCTAAAGACCCCTCTTTTCTCCTTAAGGATGAGGAGAGGGCTATGATCGCGAGCAATTGGCCTATTATCGTGTAATAGATTCCCAAGCCAATCATCTTACTCTGGATTAGGTAACCGAAGATCGGAGCGCTTATGAGATTTCCCACCCCGTATACAGCGTTGAAGATCCCATAAGCGCTTCCCCTCTGATTTTCAGGAACTAGAGTGCTGATAGCAGCCCTATATATGGATTCCTGCATCCCCAGGATTATCCCGAATGTTATCGCTGCTAATACTATATTGGACCCTCCTCCGAGGAGGGTTAAGCATGATGGGGCTATAGAGAGTGCGAATGGAATGTAAAGGAAGGCCCTCCCATATCTATCAAACATGAAACCCGCAGTTAGTGCTGATGCTGTGTCAACTAACTGTATCAGCATATAGAGGAGCGCAGCAATCCCCGGATTAAAGGTTAAGCTAGAGGAGAGGACTATTAGTGAGACATGAATTAATGAAATAGTATTCAGGAAGACAGCGATGTTATACATCCAAAAACTCCTCTCGTATTTCAGGGAGAGCTTACCCCCGCCTCCCCCTGATGGGGATGCCCAAGAGTATCTCCTATAGACGTAGAGGGTCGAGGTAATGAGGAAGAGGTAGGGTATCAAGGAGCTCAGGAAAGCTAGGGAGTAATTGTTAGAGTATAAGAGGATGAGCCCCATTATCAAGGGCCCAGCTACTGCCCCTATCTGATCTAGGGCTTCATGGATACCGAAAGCCCTCCCAGGTCCCATCCCCCTCGAGACGAATGAGATGAGGGAGTCCCTAGCTGGGGTCCTTATCCCCTTAGCTATCCTCTCGATAAGTATCAGTATTACCGCTATCTCGAGGGAATTTGAGAGCCCCAGGAGGGGTATCGATACTATGAGAGCATATCCTAGGATATAGAAGGTCCAATAGGATTTGCTCAGATCTACTAGGAACCCGCTTATGAACCTGAATGAGATCCCTATGAACTCAGTCACTCCTGAGATCAAACCGACTAAGAAAGCTGAGGCCCCCAGATAAGCTAGATAAGATGGTATTATGCCTCTAGCCCCCTCGTAGATAACATCCCCGAGGAAACTGACCACACCGAATAAGATTATCGCTTTATAAACTTCTTTATTGCTCAACGGACCACCTCTTTCGCAGTAATTTAAAAAGTATAAAAAGGTTAGCCGAGCAAGTAGAGGGAGTAGAGGAGTACCGCGGATCCCATGACTATTGAGACGTTGTTGACGAGCTTGAGGAGGACGTGGAGGCTGGGTCCCGCAGTATCCTTGAGGGGATCTCCTACAGTATCCCCTATGACCGAAGCCTTGTGCTCATCAGTCCCCTTCCTACCGCTCCTCTCTATGTACTTCTTCGCGTTGTCCCAAGCGGCCCCTCCCGTATTCATGAGGAACGCTAACATGATACCCGCAGCAGTCACGCCTATCTGGAAGCCCCCTAGGGCTACGGGTCCGAGTAGGAAGCCTACCGCTATCGGGGCAATTAAAGATACTAAGCTAGGGACTATCATCTCCTTCTGGGCAGCTCTAGTACTTATATCAACGCATTTAGCGTAATCTGGTTCATTCTCTCCCTCTAAAATCCCAGGAATTTCCCTGAATTGCCTTCTGACTTCCTTTATCATCTCCCAAGCCGTCCTCCCCACGGCCCTTACGGCCCTGCTGGAGAAGAAGAACGGGAGTATAGCTCCTGAGATGAGCCCTATCAGAGTGACGGGTCGCATTAAGTTGAAGTTCTCCACTCTGACTACATCCACATATGCTTGGAAGAGGAGGAGCGATGCCATCGCAGCGCTTCCCATAGCGAATCCCTTAGCTAGGGACTTAGTCGTATTTCCAGCAGCATCCAGGACATCTTTTACTTCACTACCAACTTCCTCCTCTATCCCCGACATCTCTATTATGCCGCTCGCATTATCAGCTATCGGGCCGTAGCCGTCCATGGCTAGTATTATTCCAGTTAGTGAGAGCATCCCTATAGTGGCTGCTACTGTCCCATAGATTCCTGAGAAATGCGGAGGAATGCCATTAATCTGCCCATATATCCCTCCCAAGTAGTAGGAAGCTCCTAGAGCTGCTAAGACCGATATGACTGGGATAGCCGGGGCCTCCATACCAACTGAGAGGCCAGATAGTATCGTGGTCGCGGGACCGGTTTCAGTGGACCTGACTATATCGAGGACGGGCCCGTGTACCTCAGTGTAGTACTCTATAGCCAGCTCTATTATGAGAGCAGCCGCCATTCCTAGGAGAGATGCTAGATAGAGGTATTCATGGCCTGGGCCGAACCAGGATGTTACGAAGTAAAACAGGGCTGCTGTAGTTATCACAGATGCTATTAAAGCCCTTCTCATAGCGGAGATCGGCATCTCCCCTTCTCTCGGTTTGACGAAGAGGGAGCCGACTAGAGTCCCTATTATACCTGTAGCTCTAGCGACTAACGGGAAGAAGATGAAGTACAAGTTCTTAGTCAGTAGGTAGAGAGCTGCCCCTATTATCATAGACCCTATGTTCTCAGCTGATATAGATTCGAATAAATCGGCCCCTCTACCCGCGCAATCCCCGACGTTATCGCCAACATTATCCGCTATGACAGCTGGATTCCTGGGATCGTCCTCAGGTATTCCAGCTTCGACCTTCCCAACAAGATCAGCCCCGACATCGGCTGCCTTAGTGTAGATACCGCCACCCAATTGTGCGAAGAGGGCCGCCAAGCTGGCGCCGAATCCGAATCCCATGACTAAAGTAGGGATATTCTCGACTCCTCTCCACCCGTTGAGCCACCAGTAGAGGAAGAACATACCAGCTACTCCAGCTAAACTCATTGAAACTACCATGAGCCCTAAGACGAGACCACCTAAGTAAGCCACGACGAGGGGTTTCTCCTTGCTTTCCCTCGCTGCCTGAGCTACTCTCACATTAGTTATCGTAGCAGCATCCATAGATACGTAACCAGCGAGTAGAGAAGCCACAGTGCCGAGCATGAATGAGGCTGAAACGTAAGGTATTCCGCCGTGCTGGATAACATCTAATATGTAGACGAAGGCAGCTATGACTATCATAACTAGAAGTATAACTTTATACTGCCTATGAAGATAAGCTTTTGATCCTTTCCTTATAGCTTGGCTTATTTTAATCATTTTTTCATTTCCTGGGTTCATCCTAGCTATTAAGTACCTCAACAATAGGGCTATCAGGATGCCTGAGGTCGCTGATGCTAGTATCACCAGTTCCCAGAGCACTTCGACCCCTCGGCCGCAAGTTCCTCGGATAATTAAAAAGTTTACCATTCAGCTGAGGATGTACGCTCAAAATAGTAAAAATATTTTCCATAAAATTTTAGAGCAACAGCCCCTATATAACATAAGATTTTAATATTCACTCACCTCTTGACTTCTGGATTTATATATTTTATCTCACGATCCTCCATTTCGTTCCTCTCGGAGTATCTTGGACGTCTATCCCCAGCTCCCTCATCCTCCCCCTTATCTCATCGGCTAGATCGTATTCCTTCCTCCTCCTCAGGTTCTCCCTCACGTAAAGTATGAGGGATATCAGAGCATGAAGCATTGAGGTATTTGGACCTCCCTCAATTCTGAGACCTAATAGATCCAGGAGCTCCGAGAATATCGAGATTACTTCATTCTTCCCGGCCTCACTAATCCTACCCATCCTCTCCGAGAAGGAATTCACATCCCTAACTAACTCATAGAGCTCTCCCAAGGCCTCAGCAGTATTCACGTCGTCCAACATCCTCCTATAGAAGGAATCCCTCCTCTCCCTAACTTTACTCAAGAACTCCCTCTCCTCATCCCCTCCCTCACCTATCTCCAGTTCCTTCAAGTTCTCTAAGCAGTTGACTATCCTCTCATAACTGCTCCTCGCTTGCTCTAAGTACTCCCATCTGAAGTCTATCGGTGACCTGTAGTGCCTCGAGAGGAGGAATATCCTGAGTGTATTCGCATCATACTCTCGGAGAGCTTCCCTTATAGTCACGAAATTACCTAGAGATTTGGACATCTTCTCTCCCTCGACTGTAAGGAGGCCCGTGTGGATCCAGTACTTAACGAAAGGTTTCTCTCCAGTTAAGCTCTCAGCTTGCGCTATCTCTGCCTCATGATGCGGGAAAGCGAGCTCTATCGCCCCACCATGTATATCGTACTGCTTCCCGAAGTGCTTTATGGATATAGCTGTGTCCTCTATATGCCAGCCGGGCCTCCCGTAACCCCAAGGCGATTCCCAGCCGAACTCCTCCCTAGGTCTGTTCCTCCAGAGGGCGAAGTCCCCTGGATTCCTCTTAGTTGGATCCGGCTCTATCCTATGGACCCTCAGTTCCTCGGGCTTCTGACCTGAGAGCTTACCATAGTCCGGGAAAGTCGTTATATCGAAGTAAACTCCGCTCTCAGTTACGTAAGCTTTACCTAATTTTATTAGGGCTTCTATTTGCTCGAATATCTCCTTGAGGTAATCGGAGGCTCTAGCGTATAAGTTTACGCTCGTTATATTCAATGCCCTCATGTCCTCATAGTAGTAGCTCTCGAACTCCCTAGCTAACTCTATAGGGTCTCTGCCCTCCTCAGCAGCTCTATTGACTATCTTATCGTCCACATCCGTTATATTCTGGAGGTAGAAGAGGGAATAACCCAGCTTCCTAAGGAATCTAGCTAGCGTATCGTAGAAGACATAAGTTCTCGCATGGCCTAAGTGCGAGTAATCGTATACAGTAGGCCCGCAGACGAACATGAAAACCCTCCTTCCAACGAGGGGTTCGAAGAGTTCAAGCCTCCTCGTGAGAGTATTGAAGACTACGAGATCAGCAAAGACGATCACCCATAGCGAGCACCCGAGCTAAGGAACTGCACCACTTATAAAGTTTTCCTGTAGGGGGAGTGTGTGAGGTACCCGGAGCTGCGTGAGAGTATCTTGATATCCGCAGCCTTCTTCTCAGTTACAGCTATAATCCTCCTTCTAACTGGAGCTATAAGCTTAGAAGTTCCTTCTTCTGAGGAGAAGAAAGTGGGAGTGATAAAGCTACCGGATCCAGTGCTCAAGGGCTCTGTCTCAGTTGAGGAAGCGATAAGCAAGAGGAGGTCGATAAGGGAATATAGAGATGAGCCCCTGAGATTAGAGGAGCTAGGACAATTGCTATGGGCTGCGCAGGGGATAACATCTCCAAAGGGGTTCAGAGCCGCTCCGAGCGCTGGAGCCACTTATCCCCTCGAGATCTACGTCTCTGTGAAGGAGAGAGGTGTGATCGGGCTGCCTGCTGGTATCTATCACTACGATCCTTTCGATCACTCCTTAACTCTTATTAAGGAAGGGGATCACTCCCTAGAAATTTACAGAGCATCCCTGAACCAGGAGTGGGTCAAGGAAGCTCCTATCTGCATAATAATAGCGGCAGATTTCAGCAGGACTACCTCTCGCTACGGTGCTAGGGGGGAGAGATACGTTTACATGGAGGCCGGTCATGTGGGCCAGAACATATACTTACAGGCCACGGCCTTGGACTTGGGTACTGTAGCTGTGGGAGCCTTCTACGATGATCAACTGAGATCGATAATAGGTTGCGAGGAGGCTCCTATATACATATTCCCGGTGGGGAGGAAGTGATGCTGATCCTAGATCATCATTCCCTGGGCTACATCTCCCTCTGGTATGGGGCAGCTACGCTAATGACGGGGATAATATTACTGATCAACAGGAGGCCCATCTCAAAATATATGAAGTACATTAGGCTCATCCACTTACTGTTGGGGGCTACTACAGGTATGCTCGGTCTCCTCACTTATCTAGCTGCTATTTAGGGCTTAGGCGGTGGATAGCTGCTCGTATCCTCATAGAACCATAATAAGGTCTCGCCGTCCGAGAGGAGGTACTTATCAGCAGCCACTGGCCCGAGCACCCAGCCCATAGATCTATCCCAGTACCACCATATCCAATATTTGGACCCCTCGTTCCTCACGCCGTTTATCGAGTTGACGAAGCAACCCATCCCCGGGTACTCAGTGTAGTTGACGGATGCGACTCTCCTAGTGGCTTCTAAGAGAGTAGCCCCCTTCCTCAGGACAGTTGAGTTGTGCCATTCAGTCCTATTATCATATCTTATCCCTATGTTCACCCTTATCTCTCCTCCCTGCCCTCTCATCACTTCATTCAAGTAGAGGGATGTGGCCAAGACTCCCCAGATGAAGAACAGCACGATCAATGCCTTGAGGGCCCTCTCGCTCATACGCATCATGGATAGATTATCCATCCATAATGCTTATAAAGTTTACGTTCACCTCATGATGGCTTGATGGTGCTGAGCGAACTTAGATCGGCATTTGAGAGGCTCCCAGGTCCTTTACCGAATTATAACTTACTTCACGCGATCCTACTCATATTAGCTCTAGAGGAAGGTCCCTGCGGTAGGAAGAAGTTATCATCTATTATCTCTCTCGGTGAGGGGAGTGCTAGGAGCCTCATAAGTAAGCTGAGGGATCTTAAATGGATAGATTGCGGGAGGGAGGGATGCTTCCTCACACCTCTCGGTAGGGAGAAGATTGAAGAGCTGAGGAAATGCCTTCTGGGACCTATGAAGATCAGCTTGGTGGAACTATTCAGAGGGGATGTCTACTTGACTTTAGTGAAGTGCGTGAATTACCTCGATATCCTAGATCTCAGGGACGAGGCCGTCAGGTTCGGGGGGAAGGGGGCTCTGATATTCGCGGTGAGGGGGAAGAGGGTGATATTCCCGGAGACCGGGGAAGATCTATCGATATACGCTCCCAATGATAGCAAGCTACTTGAAAGTTTGGGGGCCTCAGACGGTGATCTAATAATAATTGGGCTCTCTGAGGACCCACAGATCTCTAAACTCTCCTCCTTGGGTGCATCTTTACTCGCGATACAGGGCCCGAGGAAATAATTTAAAGCAATCATTATAACTGGCTGGGTGCGAAATTGAGCTGGTCTGTCCTCGAGGCATTGAGGAAGGACCCCGAGATCCTCAGGGAGAACCTAAGGAGGAGGTTCCTCCCCCTCGATATCGTAGATAGAGCGGTAGAGTTGGATAGGAAGTGGAGGGAAGCTGTGACTGAGCTGAATTCCCTCAGGGAGAGGAGGAATGAGATAAACAGGTCCATACCCAGAGCAGATCCTAGGGAGAGGGAGGAGCTGATAAGGAAGGCTAAGGAGATAGGTGAGGAGATAGAGAGGCTAGAGGGTATAGTTGAGAAGTTGTCTCAGGAGAGGGACTCTATTTTAATGTCGATGCCTGCTTTAATAGATGATAGCGTCCCAATAGGACCTAATGAAGATTATAATGAGCCTATAAGGTTCTGGGGTAAGCCCAAAGTACCTAGGAGCAAGCTGGATTCCTTCATGGAGCAAACTAGGGGTTTCAACGTAGAATATGAGCTGATAGATTGGGAGCCGCTAGGTCACGCTGATGAACTCGAATTCATGCTGAAGCAAGTTGATACAGCTAAAGCAGGTCAATTAGCAGGTAGCAGGTTCTTCTACTTATTCAAGGATATAGTATGGCTAGAACAAGCATTGATCCTTTTCGCTCTGGATAAAATAAGCAGGAAGGGGTTCATACCGGTCATACCTCCATATATGATGAGGAGGGATTATTACCTCGGCGTAGTTGACCTGAACACGTTCGAGGACAGTATATACAAGGTAGAGGGGGAGGATCTCTACCTCATAGCCACATCGGAGCATCCATTAGTGGCGATGCATGCTGGCGATACCTTCACAGAGGATGAGCTCCCGAGACTCTACGTGGGCTTGAGCCCTTGCTTCAGGAAGGAGGCCGGTACTCACGGTAAGGACACTAAGGGGATATTCAGAGTCCACCAATTCACTAAAGTAGAGCAGATAGTCTTCTCGAAGCCTGAAGAAAGCAAGTACTGGCACGAGAGATTGATAGAGAACGCTGAGGAGATTTACAGGGAGCTGGAGATACCCTATAGAGTAGTGAATATAGCATCTGGTGATTTGGGAGCCAGTGCTGCGAAGAAATACGATTTGGAGGGATGGTTCCCAGCTCAGGGTAAGTACAGGGAGTTGGTGAGCTGCAGTAATTGCGTAGATTGGCAGAGCTACAGGCTCAGGATAAAGTTGGATAGGAAGGGCAGGAGGGAGTTCGTCCACACGCTGAACAGTACGGCATTAGCTACTACTAGGACTATAAGCGCTATAGTGGAGAATCACCAGAGGGAGGATGGGAGCGTGAGGATACCCAAGGCCCTCAGGAAATATCTTGAGATATTCGAGCAAGCTCCTAAGGAGGAGATAGTTCCGATAGAAAAAATATTGAAGGAGTGATCAGAAGAATATCTTCCCAGGGTTCATTATGCCGTTCGGATCCAATAATTGCTTTATCATCTTCACAATCTCGACGTAACCCTCTCCCCTCACTGCCTT from Candidatus Korarchaeum sp. encodes the following:
- a CDS encoding DUF4443 domain-containing protein, translating into MVLSELRSAFERLPGPLPNYNLLHAILLILALEEGPCGRKKLSSIISLGEGSARSLISKLRDLKWIDCGREGCFLTPLGREKIEELRKCLLGPMKISLVELFRGDVYLTLVKCVNYLDILDLRDEAVRFGGKGALIFAVRGKRVIFPETGEDLSIYAPNDSKLLESLGASDGDLIIIGLSEDPQISKLSSLGASLLAIQGPRK
- a CDS encoding NADP-dependent malic enzyme: MAERKPTVEELLKKAERPSKLAVPYHQFYEGKVQVMPKCAIRTLDDFSIWYTPGVAAACKEIKADPDKSFFLTNRWNYVAVVSDGTRVLGLGDIGPEAGLPVMEGKALLFKYLGGVDAFPLVVRARDPDDMIKLLEWIEPNFGGVNLEDIEKPKCYYVLEEARKRLQIPVWHDDQQGTATVVYAGLVNAFKLVGKNMKDSKIVLYGAGAANIRTAIVLITAGVPPGNIVLIDTAGVLYRDRPDMETMEKEDRWKYDLAMKTNKENNKTIEEAFKGADAVVGASKPGPGVIKQEWIKLMNKDPIVFACANPIPEIWPWEAKEAGAKIVATGRSDFPNQVNNSLAFPAIFRGVLDVRAKTVTDEMCIAAGDALAKFAEEKGLREDYILPTMEDWEVYPIEAVAAAEQSIKQGVARRILSREELYERAVNIIRNARESARFLMEKGLISSPPPEEDVLRSYGP
- a CDS encoding sodium-translocating pyrophosphatase — translated: MVNFLIIRGTCGRGVEVLWELVILASATSGILIALLLRYLIARMNPGNEKMIKISQAIRKGSKAYLHRQYKVILLVMIVIAAFVYILDVIQHGGIPYVSASFMLGTVASLLAGYVSMDAATITNVRVAQAARESKEKPLVVAYLGGLVLGLMVVSMSLAGVAGMFFLYWWLNGWRGVENIPTLVMGFGFGASLAALFAQLGGGIYTKAADVGADLVGKVEAGIPEDDPRNPAVIADNVGDNVGDCAGRGADLFESISAENIGSMIIGAALYLLTKNLYFIFFPLVARATGIIGTLVGSLFVKPREGEMPISAMRRALIASVITTAALFYFVTSWFGPGHEYLYLASLLGMAAALIIELAIEYYTEVHGPVLDIVRSTETGPATTILSGLSVGMEAPAIPVISVLAALGASYYLGGIYGQINGIPPHFSGIYGTVAATIGMLSLTGIILAMDGYGPIADNASGIIEMSGIEEEVGSEVKDVLDAAGNTTKSLAKGFAMGSAAMASLLLFQAYVDVVRVENFNLMRPVTLIGLISGAILPFFFSSRAVRAVGRTAWEMIKEVRRQFREIPGILEGENEPDYAKCVDISTRAAQKEMIVPSLVSLIAPIAVGFLLGPVALGGFQIGVTAAGIMLAFLMNTGGAAWDNAKKYIERSGRKGTDEHKASVIGDTVGDPLKDTAGPSLHVLLKLVNNVSIVMGSAVLLYSLYLLG
- the cysS gene encoding cysteine--tRNA ligase encodes the protein MIVFADLVVFNTLTRRLELFEPLVGRRVFMFVCGPTVYDYSHLGHARTYVFYDTLARFLRKLGYSLFYLQNITDVDDKIVNRAAEEGRDPIELAREFESYYYEDMRALNITSVNLYARASDYLKEIFEQIEALIKLGKAYVTESGVYFDITTFPDYGKLSGQKPEELRVHRIEPDPTKRNPGDFALWRNRPREEFGWESPWGYGRPGWHIEDTAISIKHFGKQYDIHGGAIELAFPHHEAEIAQAESLTGEKPFVKYWIHTGLLTVEGEKMSKSLGNFVTIREALREYDANTLRIFLLSRHYRSPIDFRWEYLEQARSSYERIVNCLENLKELEIGEGGDEEREFLSKVRERRDSFYRRMLDDVNTAEALGELYELVRDVNSFSERMGRISEAGKNEVISIFSELLDLLGLRIEGGPNTSMLHALISLILYVRENLRRRKEYDLADEIRGRMRELGIDVQDTPRGTKWRIVR
- a CDS encoding SagB/ThcOx family dehydrogenase — protein: MRYPELRESILISAAFFSVTAIILLLTGAISLEVPSSEEKKVGVIKLPDPVLKGSVSVEEAISKRRSIREYRDEPLRLEELGQLLWAAQGITSPKGFRAAPSAGATYPLEIYVSVKERGVIGLPAGIYHYDPFDHSLTLIKEGDHSLEIYRASLNQEWVKEAPICIIIAADFSRTTSRYGARGERYVYMEAGHVGQNIYLQATALDLGTVAVGAFYDDQLRSIIGCEEAPIYIFPVGRK
- a CDS encoding MFS transporter, coding for MSNKEVYKAIILFGVVSFLGDVIYEGARGIIPSYLAYLGASAFLVGLISGVTEFIGISFRFISGFLVDLSKSYWTFYILGYALIVSIPLLGLSNSLEIAVILILIERIAKGIRTPARDSLISFVSRGMGPGRAFGIHEALDQIGAVAGPLIMGLILLYSNNYSLAFLSSLIPYLFLITSTLYVYRRYSWASPSGGGGGKLSLKYERSFWMYNIAVFLNTISLIHVSLIVLSSSLTFNPGIAALLYMLIQLVDTASALTAGFMFDRYGRAFLYIPFALSIAPSCLTLLGGGSNIVLAAITFGIILGMQESIYRAAISTLVPENQRGSAYGIFNAVYGVGNLISAPIFGYLIQSKMIGLGIYYTIIGQLLAIIALSSSLRRKEGSLGPRSEPS
- the serS gene encoding serine--tRNA ligase, which gives rise to MSWSVLEALRKDPEILRENLRRRFLPLDIVDRAVELDRKWREAVTELNSLRERRNEINRSIPRADPREREELIRKAKEIGEEIERLEGIVEKLSQERDSILMSMPALIDDSVPIGPNEDYNEPIRFWGKPKVPRSKLDSFMEQTRGFNVEYELIDWEPLGHADELEFMLKQVDTAKAGQLAGSRFFYLFKDIVWLEQALILFALDKISRKGFIPVIPPYMMRRDYYLGVVDLNTFEDSIYKVEGEDLYLIATSEHPLVAMHAGDTFTEDELPRLYVGLSPCFRKEAGTHGKDTKGIFRVHQFTKVEQIVFSKPEESKYWHERLIENAEEIYRELEIPYRVVNIASGDLGASAAKKYDLEGWFPAQGKYRELVSCSNCVDWQSYRLRIKLDRKGRREFVHTLNSTALATTRTISAIVENHQREDGSVRIPKALRKYLEIFEQAPKEEIVPIEKILKE
- a CDS encoding DUF4430 domain-containing protein, producing the protein MSERALKALIVLFFIWGVLATSLYLNEVMRGQGGEIRVNIGIRYDNRTEWHNSTVLRKGATLLEATRRVASVNYTEYPGMGCFVNSINGVRNEGSKYWIWWYWDRSMGWVLGPVAADKYLLSDGETLLWFYEDTSSYPPPKP